A window of the Gossypium hirsutum isolate 1008001.06 chromosome A05, Gossypium_hirsutum_v2.1, whole genome shotgun sequence genome harbors these coding sequences:
- the LOC107939260 gene encoding two-component response regulator ARR8 codes for MGNMATQTQFHVLAVDDSLIDRKLIERLLKTSSYQVTAVDSGSKALEFLGLNGENEDEERNSSVESVSAADEDHQVGVNLIITDYCMPGMTGYDLLRKIKQSSSFKDIPVVIMSSENIPSRINRCLEDGAEEFFLKPVKLSDVNKLRPHLMKGITTKTEMQSNTNKRKGSEEIQSPDRTRPRYNELEVV; via the exons ATGGGAAATATGGCCACCCAGACTCAGTTTCATGTTCTTGCAGTTGATGATAGTCTCATTGATAGAAAACTTATTGAAAGGCTTCTCAAGACTTCCTCTTATCAAG TGACTGCAGTGGATTCTGGAAGCAAGGCTTTGGAGTTTCTGGGATTGAATGGTGAGAATGAAGATGAAGAAAggaattcgagtgtcgaatcagTATCTGCTGCAGATGAGGATCATCAAGTGGGGGTGAATTTGATCATCACGGATTATTGTATGCCTGGAATGACGGGGTATGATCTCCTGAGGAAAATCAAACAATCTTCATCCTTTAAAGACATACCGGTTGTCATAATGTCATCTGAGAATATCCCatcaagaatcaacagatgctTGGAAGATGGAGCAGAGGAGTTCTTTTTGAAACCTGTTAAGTTATCAGATGTAAACAAGCTTAGGCCTCATCTCATGAAAGGAATTACAACCAAAACTGAAATGCAATCCAACACTAATAAAAGGAAGGGTAGTGAAGAAATTCAATCCCCTGATAGAACAAGACCAAGATACAATGAATTGGAAGTTGTCTGA
- the LOC107939261 gene encoding 60S ribosomal protein L7-1, protein MMAEEEGQPLPYVSEIVLKKRKIRDELAITRRTQLELGKYGAKKSKKQSDVSDIKRPEQFIKEFRDKELDLIRTKQRAKRPKSMIPTIKSNLLFIIRIQGKNDMHPKTRKILYNLRLRKVFSGVFVKATEGVIDMLQKVEPYVTYGYPNLKNVKELVYKKGYARIDKKAVPLTDNNIIEQTLGKYGIICVEDIIHEIANVGPHFKEVVLFMGPLMLSKPEDGLLRGKKQPYREGGDAGNREDEINDLISKMN, encoded by the exons ATGATGGCGGAAGAGGAAGGACAGCCATTGCCGTACGTATCAGAGATAGTattgaagaaaaggaaaataagagaTGAGTTAGCAATTACGAGGAGGACCCAGTTGGAGTTGGGTAAATACGGAGCCAAGAAGAGCAAGAAGCAATCCGATGTTTCTGACATCAAAAGACCTGAGCAATTCATTAAAGAGTTCAGAGACAAG GAATTGGACCTGATCAGAACGAAACAAAGGGCAAAGAGGCCAAAATCAATGATACCAACAATAAAATCAAATTTGCTTTTCATTATCCGTATACAAGG CAAAAATGACATGCATCCAAAAACTAGAAAGATCCTATACAACCTGAGATTGAGGAAAGTTTTCAGTGGAGTTTTTGTGAAGGCAACTGAGGGTGTAATAGACATGCTGCAGAAGGTGGAGCCGTATGTTACTTATGG ATACCCAAACCTTAAGAATGTGAAGGAGCTGGTTTACAAGAAGGGTTATGCAAGGATTGACAAGAAAGCAGTTCCTCTGACCGATAATAACATCATTGAACAG ACATTGGGAAAGTATGGCATCATATGCGTAGAAGATATCATACATGAAATTGCAAATGTTGGTCCACATTTCAAGGAGGTTGTTCTTTTTATGGGACCCTTAATGCTTAGCAAGCCAGAAGATGGATTACTCCGGGGAAAGAAACAGCCGTATAGAGAAGGGGGAGATGCCGGAAATCGTGAAGATGAAATCAACGACCTAATCAGCAAAATGAATTAA
- the LOC107939258 gene encoding F-box protein At3g54460 — MPMDEKVPDHKLCGYLCAVLTLPPLSIASTAPFSGPCHLSTADDNGVCFRCQNGVVLSAIRNAAVSGPDNAENSRKRGRKNIGMVNGSISVVNQIHALVAHKCLKIQARVLSVEESGEEARAVVLVDVYLPVDLWSGWQFPRSASVAGSLFRHISCDWKERNLMLTNGTEIGNHGNLRSIWSVFDCHVLGCKLHCNGVDPLKKRLFELHDIFKSLPSVTNNEMTHSSRVQPADDILNSGIWDLTDDILINVLAALGPKDLTRVAATCQHLRSLAALIMPCMKLKLFPHQQAAVEWMLRRERNADVLRHPLYMEFSTEDGFPFYINSVVGSIVTGTAPTIRDFRGGMFCDEPGLGKTITSLSLILKTQGTMADPPDGVQIIWCTHNGNDKCGYYELRGDKVSCNNMTSGKRTTSLNVLRGQSSLGKLCLMEDINYPLPKRPRLMSPGERSAEFDDSCSSGRIISPSAPHYEPLTWAVRSSRNLAHIRKNLLYAYDGLSGSCKGKTIEKNMPIRNGSRHVYRGKPVDLSFGVLDGCMRAGKGNAGRAMCTETWVQCDSCHKWRKLVGSGLTDAKVAWFCSMNTDPARQSCTDPEEAWDKHESITYLPGFFTKGTAGGKEENVSFFMSVLKEHHDVINSKTKKALLWLAKLSPERLSEMETVGLSSPILGSGVVGDALGFHKIFQAFGLIKREEKGIIRWYYPRTLENLAFDLGALRLALCEPLDSVRLYLSRATLVVVPSNLVDHWKTQIQKHVRLGQLQLYVWTDHRKPPVHNLAWDYDIVITTFNRLSAEWGPRKRSALMQVHWFRVILDEGHTLGSSLNLTNKLQMAISLTASSRWLLTGTPTRNTPNSQLSHLQPLLKFLHEEAYGQNQKSWEAGILKPFEAKMEEGRSRLLQLLRRCMISARKIDLQNIPPCIKKVTFVNFTDEHARSYNELVVTVRRNILMADWNDPSHVESLLNPKQWKFRSTTIRNVRLSCCVAGHIKVTEAGEDIQETMDILVENGLDPLSEEYAFIKYNLLYGGNCQRCNEWCRLPIVTPCRHLLCLDCVGLDSKMCTLPGCGHLYEMQTPETLARPENPNPKWPVPKDLIELQPSYKQDDWNPDWQSTSSSKVAYLMERLKALQEVNKEVRCSMDEDDEAKHIDKFLCPSQRSDMGVPLLLNHSRLGNESCKMLPEKVLIFSQFLEHIHVIEQQLTFAGIKFAGMYSPMHSGNKMKSLAMFQYEDSCMALLMDGSAALGLDLSFVTHVFLMEPIWDRSMEEQVISRAHRMGATRPIHVETLAMRGTIEEQMMEFLQDADACRKFLKEESQRSGHEGSRPCRTLHDFAESNYLARLSFVHRNSVS; from the exons ATGCCTATGGACGAAAAGGTACCCGATCACAAGCTCTGCGGTTACCTTTGTGCCGTCCTCACGCTTCCCCCTCTATCCATTGCTTCAACCGCCCCCTTCTCCGGTCCTTGCCACCTCAGCACCGCCGACGACAACGGCGTTTGCTTCCGATGCCAAAACGGCGTTGTTCTTTCTGCGATTCGGAACGCCGCTGTTTCGGGTCCGGACAATGCCGAGAATTCCAGGAAGAGAGGGAGGAAGAATATTGGGATGGTGAATGGGAGCATTAGTGTAGTGAACCAGATTCATGCATTGGTGGCTCATAAGTGCCTGAAGATCCAGGCGCGGGTTTTGAGCGTGGAGGAAAGTGGGGAGGAGGCTAGGGCGGTGGTTCTGGTGGATGTTTATTTACCGGTTGATTTGTGGTCCGGTTGGCAGTTTCCCCGTTCCGCTTCGGTTGCTGGTTCGTTGTTTAGGCATataag CTGTGATTGGAAGGAGAGAAATTTGATGCTCACTAATGGTACAGAGATTGGTAATCATGGAAATTTAAGAAGCATCTGGAGTGTTTTTGACTGTCATGTGCTAGGATGTAAGTTGCACTGCAATGGTGTTGACCCTTTGAAGAAAAGGCTATTTGAGCTTCATGACATTTTCAAGAGCTTACCTAGTGTAACAAATAATGAAATGACTCATTCTTCTAGAGTACAACCAGCTGATGACATTCTTAATTCTGGCATTTGGGACTTAACTGATGATATTCTGATCAATGTTTTAGCTGCACTTGGTCCGAAGGATCTTACCAGGGTAGCAGCAACATGTCAGCATCTAAGGTCTTTGGCTGCATTGATAATGCCATGCATGAAACTTAAACTTTTCCCTCATCAGCAGGCGGCTGTTGAATGGATGTTAAGACGTGAGCGGAATGCTGATGTTCTACGACATCCTTTGTACATGGAATTTTCAACAGAAGATGGGTTTCCTTTCTATATTAATAGTGTTGTTGGCAGTATAGTTACTGGCACTGCTCCCACTATTAGAGATTTTCGTGGAGGGATGTTCTGTGATGAACCTGGCTTGGGAAAGACTATAACATCCCTGTCACTAATTCTGAAAACGCAAGGAACAATGGCTGATCCACCAGATGGTGTTCAGATAATTTGGTGCACACACAATGGTAATGATAAATGTGGTTATTATGAGCTTAGAGGTGATAAAGTCAGCTGCAATAATATGACTTCAGGGAAAAGGACTACAAGTCTGAATGTTCTCAGGGGGCAATCATCTTTAGGAAAGCTTTGTCTCATGGAGGACATAAATTACCCTTTACCTAAACGGCCCAGGTTGATGAGTCCAGGTGAGAGAAGTGCTGAATTTGATGATTCTTGTTCTAGTGGAAGAATAATATCGCCATCAGCTCCACACTATGAGCCATTAACCTGGGCAGTTCGATCCTCAAGGAATTTGGCTCACATCAGGAAAAATCTTCTGTATGCATATGATGGGCTGTCTGGTTCTTGTAAGGGAAAAACCATTGAGAAGAACATGCCTATAAGGAATGGATCAAGACATGTTTATAGGGGAAAACCAGTTGATTTATCCTTTGGGGTCTTAGATGGCTGCATGAGAGCTGGGAAGGGCAATGCTGGTCGTGCAATGTGTACTGAAACTTGGGTTCAGTGCGATTCCTGTCACAAATGGAGGAAACTTGTAGGCTCAGGTTTAACTGATGCTAAGGTAGCATGGTTTTGTAGCATGAACACTGACCCTGCACGTCAGAGCTGTACTGATCCAGAAGAAGCATGGGATAAGCATGAGTCTATAACATACTTACCTGGATTTTTCACCAAAGGAACAGCTGGAGGAAAGGAGGAAAATGTATCTTTTTTCATGAGTGTTCTCAAGGAGCACCATGACGTGATAAATTCTAAAACAAAGAAAGCCTTACTTTGGTTAGCTAAACTTTCTCCAGAAAGGCTCTCTGAAATGGAGACAGTTGGTTTGTCAAGTCCAATATTAGGCAGTGGTGTTGTTGGAGATGCCCTTGGTTTCCATAAGATATTCCAAGCATTCGGTCTTATAAAGAGGGAAGAAAAGGGAATTATCAGGTGGTATTATCCAAGGACTCTTGAGAACTTGGCATTTGATTTGGGTGCTCTCAGACTTGCTCTCTGTGAGCCATTAGATTCTGTGAGGTTATATTTGTCCAGAGCAACATTAGTTGTTGTTCCATCAAATCTAGTTGATCATTGGAAAACACAAATCCAGAAACATGTAAGGCTGGGTCAGTTGCAGCTTTATGTCTGGACTGATCATAGAAAGCCTCCTGTTCACAATCTGGCTTGGGACTATGACATCGTTATCACTACATTTAACCGTTTAAGTGCTGAGTGGGGTCCCCGTAAGAGAAGTGCACTGATGCAAGTGCATTGGTTTAGGGTCATCTTAGATGAAGGGCACACCCTTGGCTCAAGTCTTAATTTAACCAACAAATTGCAAATGGCTATTTCATTGACCGCTTCTAGTCGTTGGTTATTGACAGGAACACCCACTCGTAACACACCCAATAGTCAACTGTCTCATCTTCAACCATTACTCAAGTTCCTTCATGAAGAAGCTTATGGTCAGAACCAAAAGTCATGGGAAGCTGGCATTCTTAAACCATTTGAAGCCAAGATGGAAGAGGGTCGGTCACGTTTACTGCAGTTGCTCCGTAGATGCATGATTAGTGCAAGAAAGATCGATTTGCAAAATATTCCTCCTTGCATTAAGAAGGTGACATTTGTCAATTTCACTGATGAGCATGCAAGAAGTTATAATGAATTGGTAGTTACAGTGCGGCGTAATATTCTAATGGCTGACTGGAATGATCCTTCTCATGTTGAAAGTTTATTAAATCCAAAGCAGTGGAAGTTTCGGAGTACAACAATTAGAAATGTCAGGTTGTCTTGTTGTGTGGCTGGGCATATAAAAGTGACAGAAGCTGGTGAAGATATTCAAGAAACAATGGACATTTTAGTTGAAAATGGCCTGGATCCTCTTTCAGAAGAATATGCTTTTATTAAATATAACCTCCTTTATGGTGGTAATTGTCAGAG ATGCAATGAATGGTGCCGTCTACCAATTGTTACCCCATGTAGGCATCTTTTGTGCCTTGATTGTGTTGGTTTGGACAGTAAAATGTGTACTTTACCTGGCTGTGGTCACTTATATGAGATGCAGACTCCTGAAACATTAGCGCGCCCGGAAAATCCAAATCCCAAGTGGCCTGTCCCAAAAGATCTTATCGAATTACAACCTTCATATAAACAG GATGACTGGAATCCTGATTGGCAATCAACCTCTAGCAGTAAAGTTGCTTATCTTATGGAGAGGCTGAAGGCATTGCAGGAGGTAAATAAAGAGGTCCGTTGCTCTATGGATGAAGATGATGAAGCCAAGCACATAGATAAGTTTCTTTGTCCTTCACAGAGGAGTGATATGGGCGTGCCTTTGCTGCTGAATCACTCTAGACTGGGCAATGAGTCATGCAAGATGCTTCCAGAGAAAGTTCTAATATTTTCCCAATTTCTTGAGCATATACATGTTATTGAGCAGCAG CTTACTTTTGCTGGTATCAAGTTTGCTGGAATGTATAGTCCAATGCATTCTGGCAACAAG ATGAAGTCACTGGCCATGTTCCAGTATGAGGATAGCTGCATGGCTCTCTTGATGGATGGGAGTGCTGCATTGGGTCTTGATTTAAGTTTTGTTACTCATGTATTTTTAATGGAGCCTATTTGGGACAGAAG CATGGAGGAACAAGTCATTAGTCGTGCCCATCGGATGGGTGCTACTCGTCCAATTCATGTGGAAACTTTAGCCATGCGTGGTACAATTGAAGAACAAATGATGGAATTCTTACAG GATGCTGATGCATGTAGGAAATTTTTGAAAGAAGAGTCCCAGAGATCAGGCCATGAGGGTTCACGACCTTGTCGAACACTCCATGATTTTGCTGAGAGTAATTATTTGGCTCGACTTAGCTTTGTGCATAGAAATTCAGTATCCTAA